The proteins below are encoded in one region of Candidatus Omnitrophota bacterium:
- the murD gene encoding UDP-N-acetylmuramoyl-L-alanine--D-glutamate ligase: MKTFRGKKVTVAGLAKSGMAAAFLLKRLGAKVWATDSGDSQKLREAKGLLEWKGIIVELGRHTPEFTEGKDLIVISPGVPEDSQVLKWAAEYKVPVIGEIELGYLCCKAPVVAVTGTNGKSTTTTLIGEILKKGGKRAVVCGNIGNPFCGEIAKVKKNSVVVLEASSFQLESIKTFRPHVAVVLNISQNHFDRHPDLRSYINAKARILGNQEKGDWAVLNYDDPLVRKLKAGTKAKAIFFSRKNKKAAAFFEDGSVFIGRGGKPQRICGAAELKIKGTHNIENVLACLCVASIFGISPKKIKEALVGFKGLEHRFEHVKTVGGVEFINDSKGTTVLATMMALESCVKPVILIAGGHDKGSDFRKARRVVGAKVKKLVLIGEAKEKIKDHLSGAAPHIFAETMEDAVRKSFGEAEAGDLVLLSPMCASFDMFRNFEERGRVFKEIVRALKEER; encoded by the coding sequence ATGAAGACATTCAGGGGAAAAAAAGTAACGGTGGCCGGGCTCGCGAAAAGCGGGATGGCGGCGGCATTCCTGCTCAAGAGGCTCGGCGCGAAAGTCTGGGCCACCGATTCCGGGGACTCGCAGAAATTAAGGGAAGCGAAGGGCCTACTCGAGTGGAAAGGGATAATAGTCGAGCTCGGCCGGCATACGCCTGAGTTCACGGAAGGAAAAGACCTTATCGTGATAAGCCCGGGTGTGCCTGAGGATTCGCAGGTATTGAAATGGGCGGCGGAGTATAAAGTCCCGGTCATAGGCGAGATAGAGCTTGGCTATCTCTGCTGCAAGGCGCCGGTAGTCGCGGTCACCGGGACGAACGGGAAATCGACTACCACGACGCTGATAGGGGAGATATTAAAGAAGGGCGGAAAGCGCGCCGTCGTCTGCGGCAACATCGGGAACCCGTTCTGCGGCGAGATCGCGAAGGTGAAGAAGAACTCGGTCGTCGTCCTCGAGGCCAGCTCGTTCCAGCTTGAGAGCATAAAGACGTTCAGGCCGCACGTCGCCGTAGTGCTGAATATTTCGCAGAACCATTTCGACAGGCATCCGGACCTCCGCTCCTATATAAACGCGAAGGCGCGCATATTAGGGAACCAGGAGAAAGGCGACTGGGCGGTATTGAATTACGACGACCCGCTGGTAAGGAAACTTAAGGCGGGGACGAAGGCGAAGGCGATCTTCTTCTCGCGGAAGAATAAGAAGGCGGCAGCTTTCTTCGAGGACGGCTCGGTCTTTATCGGCCGCGGAGGAAAGCCTCAGAGGATATGCGGCGCGGCGGAACTGAAGATCAAGGGGACGCATAATATCGAGAACGTCCTCGCCTGTCTCTGCGTCGCCTCGATCTTCGGGATAAGCCCTAAGAAGATAAAAGAAGCGCTGGTGGGTTTCAAGGGGTTAGAGCACAGGTTCGAGCACGTTAAGACGGTCGGCGGCGTGGAGTTCATAAATGACTCCAAGGGGACTACGGTCCTGGCGACGATGATGGCGCTTGAGTCCTGCGTAAAACCGGTCATACTTATCGCCGGAGGCCACGACAAGGGAAGCGATTTCCGGAAGGCGCGCCGGGTCGTGGGCGCGAAGGTCAAGAAGCTTGTCCTGATAGGCGAGGCGAAAGAGAAGATAAAAGACCATCTTTCCGGAGCGGCCCCGCATATATTCGCGGAAACGATGGAAGACGCGGTCAGGAAGTCGTTTGGCGAGGCGGAAGCCGGCGACCTCGTCCTGCTCTCGCCGATGTGCGCGAGTTTCGACATGTTCAGGAATTTCGAGGAGCGGGGGCGTGTGTTCAAGGAGATAGTCCGCGCGCTTAAAGAGGAGAGGTAA
- a CDS encoding putative peptidoglycan glycosyltransferase FtsW yields MRKLRTQLFMVTVVLLAIGVVMVYSASAINAQEFLKDSAYYLKRHLLYLFIGLIASLMVMSVDYNSLKKYVKPVLIATFVLLILVLIPGISREIAGARRWFRFSFLSFQPSQVCKIVMILYLADFLSRKQGEIKSFREGFMPPMIILGFSVGLILLEPDLGTAVAIGAVSFMMLFVAGIKLRHLVPMLLGSIPILGALIFHKAYRMRRIFAFLDPWKDPQGVGFQIIQSYIALGSGGPFGVGLGQSRQKLLYLPGAHTDFIFS; encoded by the coding sequence GTGAGAAAACTCAGGACGCAGCTTTTCATGGTGACGGTCGTGCTTCTCGCCATCGGCGTCGTCATGGTCTATAGCGCGAGCGCGATAAACGCCCAGGAATTCCTGAAGGACAGCGCCTATTACCTCAAACGCCATCTCCTGTATCTTTTTATCGGCCTCATCGCGTCGCTGATGGTGATGTCGGTGGATTACAATTCCCTGAAGAAATACGTGAAGCCGGTCCTCATCGCCACGTTCGTCCTGCTTATTCTGGTCCTGATCCCGGGGATAAGCCGCGAGATAGCCGGCGCGAGGCGCTGGTTCAGGTTCTCGTTCCTGAGTTTCCAGCCGTCGCAGGTATGCAAGATCGTGATGATACTTTATCTCGCAGATTTTCTTTCGAGGAAACAGGGCGAGATAAAGAGTTTCAGGGAAGGTTTCATGCCGCCTATGATAATACTCGGCTTCAGCGTCGGGTTGATCCTGCTCGAACCCGACCTGGGCACCGCGGTCGCTATAGGCGCCGTCTCGTTCATGATGCTCTTTGTCGCCGGGATCAAATTGAGGCACCTCGTCCCGATGCTGTTGGGCTCGATACCTATTCTGGGCGCCCTCATATTCCATAAGGCCTACAGGATGAGGAGGATATTTGCTTTTTTGGATCCCTGGAAGGACCCGCAAGGCGTCGGGTTCCAGATAATCCAGTCTTATATAGCGCTCGGGTCCGGCGGCCCGTTCGGGGTCGGGCTCGGCCAGTCGCGGCAGAAATTGCTCTATCTCCCGGGTGCGCATACGGATTTCATATTTTCCAT